A genomic stretch from Haemophilus parainfluenzae ATCC 33392 includes:
- the pnuC gene encoding nicotinamide riboside transporter PnuC gives MNWTERLKEEFLSGWKPFEVAWVVIFLAAQIIAYVLAPDSPLGMISGIAGILCVVLVSKGKISNYFFGLIFAYTYFYVAWGNNFLGEMNTVLYVYIPSQFIGYFMWKQHMQNDNGGESVIAKALTPKGWAMLLVSVGIGTFCFVQALKAAGGSSTGLDGLTTIITVAAQLLMILRYREQWLLWIVLNVLSILLWAEQPAMYLMYSAYLLNSLYGYYNWTKLVKAESH, from the coding sequence ATGAATTGGACAGAACGACTTAAAGAAGAATTTTTATCCGGTTGGAAGCCTTTTGAAGTGGCATGGGTAGTTATTTTCCTTGCTGCGCAAATTATTGCTTATGTTCTTGCACCAGATAGCCCATTAGGCATGATTTCGGGTATTGCAGGTATTCTCTGTGTGGTATTGGTGAGTAAAGGAAAAATTAGCAATTATTTCTTTGGGCTTATTTTTGCTTACACCTATTTTTATGTTGCCTGGGGAAACAATTTCCTTGGTGAAATGAATACGGTGCTCTATGTGTATATCCCATCACAATTTATCGGCTATTTTATGTGGAAACAACACATGCAAAATGATAATGGTGGTGAAAGTGTAATTGCAAAAGCCTTGACGCCAAAAGGTTGGGCAATGTTACTCGTGAGTGTTGGGATTGGTACATTCTGCTTTGTGCAGGCTTTAAAAGCAGCGGGTGGGAGCTCTACAGGATTAGATGGTTTAACCACAATTATCACTGTAGCGGCGCAATTATTGATGATTTTGCGTTATCGTGAGCAATGGTTATTGTGGATTGTCTTAAATGTGCTTTCCATTTTACTTTGGGCAGAGCAGCCAGCGATGTACTTAATGTATAGTGCTTACTTACTTAACTCATTATATGGTTATTACAACTGGACGAAACTCGTCAAAGCGGAAAGCCACTAA